Proteins from one Methanothrix sp. genomic window:
- a CDS encoding CopG family transcriptional regulator codes for MPKVTVEIPQHIIDDVNRHVGDGKKFVSFSDAVRTALRKMLDQLDEIDRMRGRLE; via the coding sequence ATGCCTAAGGTCACTGTTGAGATACCGCAGCACATCATAGATGATGTGAACAGGCACGTGGGCGATGGAAAGAAGTTTGTGAGCTTTTCCGATGCGGTGCGCACAGCTCTCAGAAAGATGCTCGATCAGCTCGATGAGATCGACAGGATGCGGGGACGCCTCG